A single window of Nitrospira sp. DNA harbors:
- a CDS encoding carbamoyltransferase, with protein sequence MLVLGLSNMRDAAAALVSDGRIVAAAEEERFVRRKHVTAMPVQAMRYCLHEAGVALRDVEAIAVPWKYWQVGRRAGLALTAMIRSPQLFRVKGTRSLERVSREWLELFRLREELTRRVDAGAIQPVFLDHHVCHAASSFLVSPFERSAILVVDGASEADTTLMATGEGSRITVLDRTPLPHSLGQFYAAMTAFLGFRPDQDEYIVMGLASSGEPTFAPALRQNIVRLLSRGRFEVNVRLLDFHLARAGFFVEGFVRLFGAPRRSTDEITQRHRDLAASAQVVLEETLLHLGRHLRALTRAESLCLAGGVAYNCVANGRLRAELGFKEVYVPPAAGDSGAALGAALWWTARREGEAGRCRLPDAYLGPQFDEAACRAALSQAGLVAESLTDAQLYERVAAELTRGRLVFWYQGRMEWGPRALGNRSLLADPRREDMRELINSKVKCREAFRPFAPSVLADRAQEFFELPAPSPYMQFTVRVRASAKGLLPAVTHVDGTARVQTVTREANQRFYDLLATFGRLTGVPVLLNTSFNVQEPIVCTPDDAVGCFQRTQVEWLVLGNLLVGRSSPPAIPNHAC encoded by the coding sequence GTGTTGGTGTTGGGCCTTTCCAATATGAGAGATGCGGCGGCGGCGCTCGTTTCTGACGGTCGCATTGTGGCGGCGGCGGAAGAGGAGCGTTTCGTTCGCCGGAAGCACGTGACGGCGATGCCGGTGCAGGCGATGCGGTATTGCCTGCATGAGGCTGGAGTCGCACTTCGCGATGTCGAAGCCATTGCCGTTCCTTGGAAATATTGGCAGGTCGGGCGGCGCGCGGGGCTCGCCCTGACGGCGATGATACGGTCCCCGCAACTGTTTCGAGTGAAAGGGACTCGCTCATTGGAGCGAGTCAGCCGGGAGTGGCTGGAACTGTTCCGATTGCGAGAGGAACTGACGAGGCGCGTGGATGCGGGCGCTATCCAACCGGTCTTTCTCGATCACCATGTGTGCCATGCCGCCAGTTCGTTCCTGGTGTCGCCCTTTGAGCGGTCGGCGATTCTCGTGGTGGATGGCGCGTCTGAAGCCGATACCACCCTGATGGCGACAGGTGAGGGGAGTCGGATCACCGTGCTGGATCGCACCCCGCTTCCCCATTCGCTCGGGCAGTTCTATGCGGCGATGACGGCCTTTCTCGGGTTTCGCCCCGACCAAGACGAATACATTGTGATGGGCCTGGCGTCCTCCGGGGAGCCGACGTTTGCTCCCGCCTTGCGTCAGAACATTGTGCGACTACTGTCCCGAGGTCGATTTGAAGTGAATGTCCGACTGCTTGATTTTCATCTCGCCAGGGCCGGCTTCTTTGTGGAGGGATTCGTTCGCCTGTTCGGCGCGCCGCGGCGTTCGACGGATGAAATCACCCAACGGCACCGCGATCTGGCTGCCAGTGCCCAGGTGGTTCTGGAGGAAACGTTGTTGCATCTCGGCCGCCACTTGCGCGCTCTCACACGGGCTGAGTCGCTTTGTCTGGCAGGCGGGGTTGCCTATAACTGTGTGGCCAATGGGCGGCTGCGCGCCGAACTTGGGTTTAAGGAGGTCTATGTGCCGCCGGCCGCAGGCGATTCGGGTGCGGCGCTGGGGGCGGCCTTGTGGTGGACGGCGAGGCGTGAAGGAGAAGCGGGAAGGTGTCGCTTGCCCGATGCGTATCTGGGGCCGCAATTCGATGAAGCTGCTTGTCGGGCAGCGCTGTCGCAAGCAGGCCTGGTGGCCGAGTCCCTGACGGATGCTCAGCTCTACGAGCGGGTTGCCGCCGAGCTGACACGGGGGCGTCTCGTTTTCTGGTATCAAGGCCGGATGGAGTGGGGGCCCCGCGCGCTGGGGAATCGCAGCCTCCTGGCAGATCCGCGGCGGGAAGACATGCGGGAATTGATCAACAGCAAAGTAAAATGCCGGGAGGCGTTTCGACCCTTCGCCCCCTCGGTGCTGGCTGATCGGGCGCAGGAATTTTTTGAGCTGCCGGCTCCGTCGCCCTACATGCAGTTCACCGTGCGGGTGAGGGCCTCGGCGAAAGGACTCCTTCCGGCCGTCACGCATGTCGACGGAACGGCCCGGGTTCAGACGGTGACGCGTGAAGCCAATCAGCGGTTTTATGATCTCCTGGCAACGTTCGGGCGACTCACGGGTGTCCCGGTGTTGCTGAATACCTCGTTCAATGTGCAGGAGCCGATCGTCTGTACGCCCGACGATGCGGTGGGCTGCTTCCAGCGGACTCAGGTGGAGTGGTTGGTCCTCGGCAATCTGCTGGTGGGCAGGTCATCTCCACCCGCCATCCCGAATCATGCCTGCTGA
- a CDS encoding glycosyltransferase family 2 protein, giving the protein MTPCSTQTPSLSIIIPAYNEARRLPFCLERVIAYLDQRGRTYEVLVVDDGSHDQTAQAVESVAHRCPHLRLIRLTSNMGKGAAVRRGMQAARGTYQLFADADGATPIEELARLESALLAGADLAIGSRALASQDPAFTVRARWHRSLLGTVFNNIVQHLGLRDITDTQCGFKLFRRSIAQDLFSVACVDGYAFDLELLYVARQRGYRLAEVPINWIDQPGSKVRPWRDGLVMLQELLAIRKREEQGLYEPRLRPAPSAVEPALASVEPTHF; this is encoded by the coding sequence GTGACACCGTGCTCGACTCAGACGCCTTCTCTTTCGATCATCATCCCGGCCTATAACGAGGCGCGCCGTCTTCCATTCTGCCTGGAACGAGTCATTGCCTACCTAGATCAGCGCGGCCGGACCTATGAAGTCCTCGTCGTCGATGACGGCAGCCACGACCAAACCGCGCAGGCCGTCGAGTCGGTGGCCCATCGCTGCCCGCACCTGCGACTCATTCGATTGACCAGCAATATGGGCAAGGGCGCGGCCGTCCGCCGTGGCATGCAGGCCGCGCGGGGCACGTATCAATTGTTTGCGGACGCGGATGGGGCCACACCGATCGAAGAACTAGCACGGCTGGAATCGGCGCTTCTGGCAGGAGCGGATCTCGCCATCGGATCACGGGCGTTGGCGTCCCAAGATCCAGCCTTCACCGTCCGGGCACGGTGGCATCGAAGCCTGTTGGGAACCGTCTTCAACAACATCGTGCAGCACCTGGGTCTTCGCGATATCACCGACACTCAATGCGGATTCAAGCTGTTTCGTCGATCGATCGCGCAGGACCTGTTTTCGGTCGCCTGTGTCGACGGCTATGCGTTCGACCTGGAGCTGCTGTACGTCGCGCGGCAGCGCGGTTACCGGCTTGCGGAAGTCCCCATCAATTGGATCGACCAGCCGGGCTCGAAAGTCCGCCCTTGGCGCGACGGGTTGGTCATGCTGCAAGAACTCCTGGCCATCCGGAAACGTGAAGAGCAAGGGCTCTACGAGCCCCGTCTCCGTCCCGCACCAAGCGCCGTCGAACCGGCCTTAGCTTCCGTCGAACCCACCCATTTTTAG
- a CDS encoding Do family serine endopeptidase, with translation MTYRHRRRNVLSVLAGIPMIAATLLVGGMQPGSQAQAAGVPPAFAQGFSEIVKAVTPAVVNIAVTGGGEGRREGRRQLPPGGPFGGPPPGPGDEPPGMEPPGGPGGPPGPPGGGPHRPEQSAGSGVILDPNGYIVTNNHVVEGATQITVTLSDRREFPAKIIGTDPKTDLAIIKIEAKDLASMKWADYDELQVGDVVLAVGSPFGLSSTVTLGIISALGRGNVGIADYEDFIQTDAAINPGNSGGALVNMQGKLIGINTAIFSRTGGSEGIGFAIPSSIATDIVESLTKTGKVVRGWMGVAIQEITPALAKSFKLPEQRKGVLISDVNENGPSHSAGMRRGDVVIAFNGKEVQSVSQLRNLVARMGVGKDADIKILREGKEQILKVKVAERPSDEVLAKREPGPAAPQTETVKPPDNVLASLRVQMLDAAMQSQLNIPAKTSGVVVSSVEAGSAAESAGLQRGDVIQEVNHEVVKSLEDYQKASAKVKKDEMVVLLLSRQGNNLFVAVNPK, from the coding sequence ATGACGTATCGACATCGGCGCAGGAACGTGCTGTCCGTGCTGGCAGGGATCCCTATGATTGCTGCCACGCTTTTAGTCGGCGGAATGCAGCCCGGGTCTCAGGCTCAGGCGGCGGGTGTCCCCCCGGCGTTTGCGCAGGGATTCTCAGAAATCGTCAAGGCGGTCACGCCTGCGGTCGTCAACATTGCCGTCACCGGTGGAGGGGAAGGCCGTCGTGAAGGCCGTCGTCAGCTTCCTCCAGGCGGACCATTCGGTGGCCCGCCTCCTGGACCCGGTGATGAGCCGCCCGGCATGGAACCGCCAGGTGGTCCCGGTGGACCTCCCGGCCCTCCGGGTGGTGGCCCTCATCGCCCCGAGCAGAGTGCCGGATCCGGTGTGATTCTCGATCCGAACGGATATATCGTCACGAATAACCACGTGGTCGAAGGCGCGACCCAAATCACCGTGACTCTGTCGGACCGTCGTGAATTTCCAGCCAAGATCATCGGAACCGATCCGAAGACGGATTTGGCCATCATCAAGATTGAAGCCAAAGATCTCGCGTCCATGAAGTGGGCCGATTATGATGAACTGCAGGTCGGAGACGTGGTGCTTGCAGTGGGCAGTCCGTTCGGCCTGAGTTCAACCGTGACCCTGGGCATTATCAGCGCGCTGGGACGCGGGAACGTGGGCATTGCCGATTACGAAGACTTTATTCAGACCGATGCGGCGATCAACCCCGGTAATTCCGGCGGCGCCTTGGTCAATATGCAGGGCAAGTTGATCGGCATTAACACGGCGATCTTCTCCCGCACCGGAGGATCCGAGGGCATCGGCTTTGCCATTCCGAGCAGCATCGCAACCGATATCGTTGAGAGTTTGACGAAGACCGGGAAGGTGGTGCGTGGTTGGATGGGCGTGGCGATTCAGGAAATTACCCCGGCGCTGGCAAAATCCTTCAAGTTGCCGGAGCAGCGCAAAGGCGTGCTCATCAGCGACGTGAACGAGAACGGGCCCTCTCATTCGGCCGGCATGCGGCGCGGCGATGTGGTCATTGCATTCAATGGTAAAGAGGTACAGAGCGTCAGCCAATTGCGGAACCTGGTGGCACGCATGGGCGTCGGGAAAGACGCCGACATCAAGATTTTGCGCGAAGGCAAAGAGCAGATCTTGAAGGTCAAGGTGGCTGAGCGGCCGTCGGATGAAGTGCTTGCCAAGAGGGAGCCGGGTCCTGCGGCCCCTCAGACCGAGACCGTGAAGCCGCCGGACAATGTCCTGGCGTCCTTGCGCGTCCAGATGCTTGATGCCGCGATGCAGAGCCAGTTGAATATTCCTGCAAAAACGAGCGGCGTGGTGGTCAGTTCGGTTGAGGCCGGCAGCGCTGCCGAATCCGCAGGGCTACAGCGTGGCGATGTCATCCAAGAGGTCAACCACGAAGTGGTCAAGAGCCTTGAGGACTACCAAAAGGCGTCTGCGAAGGTGAAGAAGGACGAAATGGTTGTGCTCTTGCTGAGTCGGCAGGGAAACAACCTGTTCGTCGCCGTCAACCCGAAATAG
- the tatC gene encoding twin-arginine translocase subunit TatC, which translates to MADGFKFQEWLQDTVFKPLEDKKMPVMEHLVELQVRLTRAVIVTAIIFVGTFFYADTLVKWIRVPLQNMFVPGSLSWIPTDLPTVPFVFLAPAEALWQNVKVAGLFALVLGTPYILIEFWHFVVPGLHAQERRFVGPFVILSTLAFYLGLLFSFFFVLPFALNFLISYGVNAGFIPQLSIAQYVGFALWFLLVFGLIFEVPLVITLLAKLGWVDAPLLKRYRKWAFLAAFIFAAILTPTPDPFNQCLMALPMYIFYEVGIVSAGIFNKKKAGAPEEALVPAVATAGPGLGKPGPSMPSGGGDSEYVGVPTGRRG; encoded by the coding sequence ATGGCTGACGGGTTCAAGTTTCAAGAGTGGCTGCAAGATACGGTCTTTAAGCCGCTTGAAGATAAAAAAATGCCGGTCATGGAGCACCTGGTGGAGCTCCAAGTCCGGCTGACCCGTGCGGTCATCGTGACGGCGATTATCTTTGTCGGCACGTTTTTTTATGCCGATACGTTAGTGAAGTGGATCCGGGTACCGCTCCAGAACATGTTCGTGCCCGGATCCCTTTCCTGGATTCCCACCGATCTTCCCACCGTCCCCTTCGTCTTCCTCGCGCCGGCAGAAGCGCTGTGGCAGAACGTGAAGGTAGCCGGCCTCTTTGCCCTGGTGTTAGGGACTCCGTATATTCTCATTGAGTTCTGGCATTTTGTGGTGCCGGGTCTGCACGCGCAGGAGCGGCGATTCGTCGGTCCGTTTGTGATCCTGAGTACGCTGGCGTTCTACCTGGGCCTGTTGTTCTCGTTTTTCTTCGTGCTCCCCTTTGCTCTGAACTTTTTGATTTCGTATGGCGTGAATGCGGGCTTTATTCCGCAACTGTCGATTGCGCAATATGTCGGATTCGCGCTGTGGTTCCTGCTGGTCTTCGGTCTCATTTTTGAAGTGCCGTTGGTGATTACCCTGCTGGCCAAACTTGGCTGGGTGGACGCCCCACTGCTGAAACGATATCGCAAGTGGGCCTTCCTCGCGGCGTTTATCTTCGCCGCCATTCTGACGCCGACGCCGGACCCCTTCAATCAGTGTCTGATGGCGCTGCCGATGTACATTTTTTATGAGGTCGGGATCGTGAGTGCCGGAATCTTCAACAAGAAGAAGGCGGGCGCTCCCGAAGAGGCGCTTGTGCCGGCGGTTGCCACGGCGGGCCCCGGTCTCGGGAAGCCGGGACCGTCCATGCCGTCCGGCGGCGGGGATAGTGAATATGTCGGTGTGCCGACTGGTCGTCGAGGGTAA
- a CDS encoding Mrp/NBP35 family ATP-binding protein, with translation MPRELNVISQPGSSSGGDACTYMWACAICDENETCQKDKEGHSRWLVAKRMERIEYKVLVMSNKGGVGKSTCTTNLAVSLALKGWHVGICDMDIHGPNIPKMVGAEGQKLKISTSGGIIPFQAYNMKIASMSFLLQNSDDPIIWRDAYKYEFINQLLGGVEWQDLNFLLIDLPPGTGNESVTTIDLLGGVSGAVIITTPQEVALLDSRKSVTFCKDSEVPIIGIVENMSGLECPHCHKEVNVFRKGGGEASASDMGVPFLGRIPLDPDVVTQSDAGEPFALFNSDSATAQAYHDIANQVEAFCKKSGSLVKLAPRQQH, from the coding sequence ATGCCACGTGAGTTAAACGTCATTTCACAGCCCGGTTCCAGCAGCGGCGGAGATGCCTGCACCTATATGTGGGCCTGCGCCATTTGCGACGAGAATGAAACCTGTCAGAAAGACAAGGAAGGCCACAGCCGGTGGCTCGTCGCCAAACGCATGGAACGGATCGAATATAAGGTCCTGGTCATGAGCAACAAGGGTGGAGTGGGGAAAAGTACCTGCACCACCAACCTGGCGGTCAGCCTCGCGCTCAAAGGCTGGCATGTCGGGATTTGCGACATGGATATCCATGGTCCCAACATTCCCAAGATGGTCGGGGCGGAAGGGCAGAAGCTGAAAATCAGCACGTCCGGGGGAATCATTCCGTTTCAAGCCTACAACATGAAGATTGCGTCGATGTCGTTCCTGTTGCAGAACTCCGATGATCCGATCATCTGGCGCGACGCGTATAAGTATGAGTTCATCAATCAGTTGCTGGGGGGGGTGGAATGGCAGGATCTCAATTTCCTGTTGATCGATCTACCCCCAGGCACCGGCAATGAGTCGGTGACGACCATCGATCTCTTAGGCGGAGTCAGCGGAGCGGTCATCATTACGACGCCGCAAGAAGTCGCACTGCTCGATTCCCGCAAGTCCGTGACCTTCTGTAAAGACAGCGAAGTGCCGATTATTGGCATCGTCGAGAACATGAGCGGGCTGGAATGCCCTCATTGCCACAAGGAAGTGAATGTGTTCCGCAAGGGCGGGGGCGAAGCGTCGGCTTCGGATATGGGCGTCCCGTTCCTGGGCCGGATTCCGCTCGATCCCGATGTCGTGACACAAAGTGATGCCGGTGAGCCATTCGCGCTCTTTAATTCCGATTCGGCGACCGCGCAGGCCTATCACGACATCGCAAATCAGGTCGAAGCGTTCTGTAAGAAGAGCGGATCGCTGGTCAAGCTGGCGCCGCGTCAACAGCATTGA
- a CDS encoding molybdopterin molybdotransferase MoeA: protein MKAPDATTGLTPLHEAQRIVLDAATPLGLEKISILDTLGRVLGEDIIAERHNPPWDNSAMDGFAVRAEDIQQEHPISKPVTLTVIEDVPAGKMPTKSVGRGQAIRIMTGAPIPKGADTVLKVEDTEHTPDSVRVFKPEPRGSNIRPQGEDVKKGDCIIPKGTTIRSGEAGMLAILAKSFVLVYQRPRVAILSTGDELADLDERFSEEKIINSNSYGIAAAVQEAGGVPILLGIARDTPAALKEKISHGLNADILVLSGGVSMGDYDFTKAVFRDLGAEMNFWKLAIRPGQPLAFGKIQGKLAFGLPGNPVSSMVTFEQLVRPAMLKLAGARGYGRPLLEAVFQEKFSKRTDRRHFLRGVLWREDGVFKVRTTGDQGSGILTSMVKANCLIDIPVDVERVNPGDSVTVQLLSGSAWLEQAAPMASTGHRPSCC, encoded by the coding sequence GTGAAAGCTCCTGATGCGACAACCGGATTGACTCCGCTCCACGAAGCTCAGCGCATTGTGCTGGACGCCGCGACTCCGCTGGGGCTTGAAAAGATCTCGATTCTGGATACCCTGGGGCGCGTGCTCGGCGAAGATATCATCGCTGAGCGCCATAATCCGCCGTGGGACAATTCCGCGATGGACGGATTCGCGGTGCGGGCGGAGGACATTCAGCAGGAGCACCCGATCTCCAAGCCGGTCACGTTGACGGTGATCGAGGATGTGCCGGCCGGAAAGATGCCCACCAAATCCGTGGGGCGGGGCCAAGCCATCCGGATCATGACCGGCGCGCCGATTCCGAAGGGCGCGGATACCGTACTCAAGGTCGAGGACACGGAACATACGCCCGATTCGGTGCGCGTCTTCAAGCCGGAACCCCGTGGCTCAAATATCAGGCCGCAGGGTGAGGATGTGAAAAAGGGCGATTGCATCATTCCAAAAGGAACGACAATCCGTTCCGGCGAAGCGGGGATGCTGGCCATTCTGGCCAAATCGTTCGTGCTGGTCTATCAGCGTCCGCGTGTCGCGATTTTATCGACCGGCGATGAGTTGGCCGACCTCGATGAACGATTCAGCGAAGAGAAGATCATCAACTCGAACAGCTATGGGATTGCCGCTGCGGTGCAGGAAGCCGGTGGCGTGCCGATCCTGCTGGGGATTGCGCGGGACACGCCGGCTGCGTTGAAGGAAAAGATTTCGCACGGATTGAATGCCGATATTCTGGTGCTCTCAGGCGGCGTGTCGATGGGGGACTACGACTTCACGAAAGCGGTCTTCCGGGATTTAGGCGCCGAAATGAATTTCTGGAAGCTGGCGATCCGTCCAGGCCAGCCCCTTGCGTTTGGAAAGATTCAGGGCAAATTGGCATTCGGACTACCGGGAAATCCCGTCTCCTCAATGGTGACCTTCGAACAACTGGTTCGGCCTGCCATGCTGAAGCTGGCCGGGGCGCGAGGATATGGGCGACCGCTGCTTGAAGCGGTGTTTCAGGAGAAGTTTTCGAAGCGAACCGATCGCCGTCATTTTCTCCGCGGGGTCTTGTGGCGGGAAGACGGGGTCTTCAAAGTCCGGACGACGGGCGATCAGGGGTCCGGCATCCTCACCTCCATGGTCAAAGCCAATTGTCTGATCGACATTCCCGTCGATGTGGAGCGGGTCAATCCCGGCGACTCAGTCACCGTACAGCTTCTCAGTGGATCGGCATGGCTGGAGCAGGCGGCCCCGATGGCCTCGACCGGTCATCGTCCTTCCTGTTGTTGA
- the mobB gene encoding molybdopterin-guanine dinucleotide biosynthesis protein B translates to MSVPILSFVGRSNSGKTTLIERVIPELVRAGYKVATVKHAGHGFDLDTEGKDSWRHKQAGASSVVIISKSSLAMFADVSDHMNVEDVRERYLDASYDLILAEGWRSEGYAKIVVVRDQIGEVPVSQDGLLAVVSNKPVETSVPLLDPDDVAGVAALIIRHFPKSQRDDA, encoded by the coding sequence ATGTCCGTGCCGATTTTATCTTTTGTCGGGCGATCCAACAGCGGTAAGACGACGCTGATCGAGCGTGTCATCCCGGAACTGGTGCGGGCGGGATATAAGGTGGCGACCGTCAAACATGCCGGGCATGGGTTCGATTTGGATACTGAAGGAAAAGACAGCTGGCGGCACAAACAAGCCGGGGCGAGCAGTGTCGTCATCATTTCCAAGAGCAGCCTCGCCATGTTCGCCGATGTGTCGGACCATATGAACGTCGAGGATGTTCGTGAACGGTATCTGGATGCGTCCTACGACTTGATCCTCGCTGAAGGCTGGCGGAGCGAAGGGTATGCCAAGATTGTGGTGGTTCGCGACCAGATCGGCGAGGTGCCGGTGTCGCAGGACGGTCTACTGGCTGTGGTGTCCAATAAGCCGGTCGAGACCTCGGTCCCACTTCTCGACCCCGACGATGTCGCCGGTGTCGCGGCGTTGATCATCCGACACTTTCCCAAATCTCAACGGGACGATGCGTAA
- a CDS encoding NapC/NirT family cytochrome c, producing the protein MRKSSVIVLGAIVAGAVAVGGVAVPLTNHPKFCASCHTIQPAYERWLESSHKEVECVACHVRPGVSGWLQDKAWHGTRDVAIYLFGKPTEPHNLQAHVDSGVCLSCHRNILRVSEIATRDLPAPVKDVGLVMSHRKHMDAFGQRGQGEGCTTCHAAVVHERPIKGYPIVIPRGHVSADSRPWKPEHPEGSVLHKRAQADCFRCHDNKTEYEGRVLSRKCETCHLPEKLTEFLSF; encoded by the coding sequence ATGCGTAAATCCTCCGTCATTGTGCTCGGAGCGATTGTGGCCGGCGCAGTGGCAGTAGGGGGAGTTGCGGTTCCGCTGACCAACCACCCGAAGTTTTGTGCCAGTTGCCACACCATTCAGCCGGCCTATGAGCGCTGGCTGGAATCATCGCACAAAGAGGTGGAGTGTGTGGCCTGCCATGTCAGGCCCGGCGTCTCCGGTTGGTTGCAGGACAAGGCATGGCATGGAACCAGGGATGTGGCCATCTATCTCTTCGGCAAACCGACCGAGCCTCACAATCTGCAAGCGCATGTTGATTCAGGCGTGTGTCTGAGTTGTCATCGGAACATCCTTCGGGTGTCGGAGATTGCGACTCGTGATCTGCCTGCGCCTGTGAAGGATGTGGGCTTGGTCATGAGCCATCGCAAGCATATGGACGCATTCGGGCAGCGAGGGCAGGGCGAGGGCTGCACGACCTGTCACGCAGCGGTCGTGCACGAGAGGCCGATCAAAGGCTACCCTATCGTGATTCCTCGCGGGCACGTGTCGGCCGATAGCCGGCCCTGGAAGCCGGAGCATCCGGAAGGTTCCGTCCTGCACAAGCGGGCGCAGGCGGATTGTTTCCGCTGCCATGATAATAAAACCGAGTATGAAGGTAGAGTCCTGAGCCGGAAGTGCGAGACGTGCCATCTGCCTGAGAAACTCACAGAATTCTTGTCGTTTTAA
- a CDS encoding ABC transporter ATP-binding protein, translating to MSPSVVEVRNLTKRFGGFTAVDGISFDIGRGEILGLLGPNGAGKTTTFQMMLGLVTPSSGSIRMFGLDLQTNREAILQQVNFSSTYISLPYSLTVEENLSVVARLYGMSNIAGRIDDMVKKLEMGEWRNKLTRKLSSGQMTRLTLAKALLTEPKVLFLDEPTASLDPDIAHKIRAILLEERQATGLSILYTSHNMREMEEMSDRIIFLQRGKIVAEGTAKDIVARFGQADLEEVFLKLAREQ from the coding sequence ATGTCGCCCTCGGTCGTCGAAGTGCGCAATCTGACCAAACGCTTCGGCGGGTTCACGGCAGTAGACGGGATTTCGTTCGACATCGGCCGGGGTGAGATTCTCGGGCTGTTGGGCCCAAATGGCGCCGGAAAAACGACGACGTTTCAGATGATGCTGGGACTGGTCACACCCAGTTCCGGCTCGATCCGGATGTTCGGACTCGACTTGCAGACCAATCGGGAGGCGATTCTTCAGCAGGTGAACTTTTCCTCCACGTACATCTCGTTGCCCTATTCTCTGACGGTGGAGGAAAATCTCAGCGTCGTCGCTCGGTTGTACGGAATGTCCAACATTGCCGGCCGAATCGATGACATGGTGAAGAAGCTGGAGATGGGCGAGTGGCGAAACAAGCTCACCCGCAAACTTTCGTCCGGGCAGATGACCAGGCTCACCCTGGCCAAAGCGCTGCTCACAGAGCCCAAGGTGCTGTTTCTCGATGAGCCCACGGCCAGCCTGGATCCGGATATCGCGCACAAAATCCGTGCGATCCTCCTGGAAGAACGGCAGGCCACCGGGCTCAGCATTCTCTACACCTCCCACAACATGCGGGAGATGGAGGAAATGTCGGATCGTATTATCTTCCTGCAGCGGGGCAAAATCGTTGCGGAGGGCACGGCGAAGGACATTGTCGCCAGATTCGGACAGGCCGATCTGGAAGAGGTGTTTCTCAAGTTAGCTCGCGAGCAGTAG